In one window of Patescibacteria group bacterium DNA:
- a CDS encoding glycosyltransferase family 1 protein — translation MRIGLDARFWDLKNAGLGRYTQELVKNLLKLDHKNEYFLLLNPKDAESFDLEADNLQVVKIDSPHYSVMEQVRMPFEIARLKLDFVHFLSFNHPILWPGKFLVSIHDLTLYLYPARSRKSILHRWAMSVVVADAAGRANHIFALSENTKKDIVKKFSINPDKITITYLGVPSNLKMLPKSRVQAFIKKKKIATPFLFYVGQWRAHKNLIRLVRAFELAKKTAKTDFKLVIGGKPDPDYSQLLIAIAKSPVKKDIIIPGFISDEELPYWYNAATAFIFPSLYEGFGLPVLEAAKCGTPVLSSNSSSLPEVLGEAALYFDPKSIKQMAKLMNKIVDDPKLREELKAKGLKKAEEFSYQNVAKKILNVYNKIK, via the coding sequence ATGAGGATTGGTTTAGATGCTAGATTTTGGGATTTAAAAAATGCCGGTTTAGGTAGATATACCCAAGAATTGGTGAAAAATTTGCTTAAACTTGACCATAAAAATGAATATTTTTTACTTTTAAATCCAAAAGATGCTGAAAGTTTTGATTTAGAAGCAGATAACTTGCAGGTGGTCAAAATCGACTCGCCGCATTATTCGGTGATGGAACAAGTGAGAATGCCGTTTGAAATTGCCCGGTTAAAATTAGATTTTGTTCATTTTTTAAGTTTTAACCATCCGATTTTGTGGCCTGGAAAATTTTTAGTTTCAATTCATGATTTAACCCTTTATTTATATCCGGCCAGATCCAGAAAATCGATTTTGCACCGCTGGGCAATGTCGGTAGTGGTGGCTGATGCGGCCGGTCGCGCCAATCATATTTTTGCTTTATCGGAAAACACCAAAAAAGATATTGTGAAAAAATTTTCCATTAATCCTGATAAAATCACGATTACGTATTTAGGGGTGCCTTCAAATTTAAAGATGCTTCCCAAAAGTCGAGTCCAAGCTTTTATTAAAAAGAAAAAAATCGCTACCCCATTTTTATTTTATGTGGGGCAATGGCGGGCTCATAAAAATTTGATCCGATTAGTGCGGGCTTTTGAACTGGCGAAAAAAACCGCCAAGACTGATTTTAAATTAGTCATTGGCGGCAAACCAGACCCAGATTATAGTCAACTTTTAATCGCCATTGCCAAATCACCAGTTAAAAAAGATATTATTATTCCAGGTTTTATTTCCGATGAAGAATTGCCTTATTGGTATAACGCCGCCACGGCTTTTATTTTTCCTTCGTTGTATGAAGGATTTGGTTTGCCGGTTTTGGAAGCGGCAAAGTGTGGGACGCCAGTTTTGTCATCAAACTCCTCATCATTACCCGAAGTTTTAGGTGAGGCAGCGCTTTATTTTGATCCCAAAAGTATTAAGCAGATGGCAAAGCTGATGAACAAAATTGTTGATGATCCTAAATTAAGAGAGGAATTAAAAGCTAAGGGTTTGAAAAAAGCCGAAGAATTTAGTTATCAAAACGTGGCGAAAAAAATTCTAAATGTATATAATAAGATTAAGTAA